The region GTTGTGCTGGGCCAGAGCGCGATGGTTAATGGACTGACCGGGCTTGTGGTCACAAAGCTCGATGTTCTGGACGGGATCGATCCCGTCCGGATCTGTACAGGATATTCCTGCGGCGATCTCAGGTTTGACCATGTTCCGGCGGACCTGGACCAGTTGACCCTGTGCAAGCCCATTTACGAGGATCATCCGGGTTGGAAAGGGACAACAAGGGGTTTGAGAGAGTGGAAGGCCCTTCCCAAAGAGGCTCAGGCCTACATAAGGAGGCTCGGGGAGTTGACCGGGATTCCCATCGCCCTGGTTTCCACAGGGCCCGAGAGGGACGATTATGTGGAGCTGATCGATCCGTGGAGCTGATGAGCCCGCGGTTGGAAAAAAATATTCGTATGTAAGAAATAGACGACAATGTGCGAGGGAAACTTTATTCATGAAATATCGTGGGTGTGAGCCCATGGTATTGAATGGGATGGTATTGTACGAGACGGTTGACAATAAAGACAGTAAGTATTAGATAGTGACCCTCCGGAGCCCGTAGCTCAGTCCGGTAGAGCAGCGGACTTTTAATCCGTCGGTCGAAGGTTCGAATCCTTCCGGGCTCACCAATAAATATGGTCCCCTTCGTCTAGCCTGGCCCAGGACACCGCCCTTTCACGGCGGCGACACGGGTTCAAATCCCGTAGGGGACGCCAAAAAGCAATGGCCCCGGACTTTACTCCGGGGCTTTTTTTCGCGGTCAACCCCCGGTGTCAGAGACCTGACGGTCCACAACCATTTTCACGCATTGCGCTAACCGTTGCAATTCAGGTAATATAAAATATAGGCTGGGTCGGCGCATTTCCGGGGGGATGCTCCGGTTATATTTCAAGGAGGTATGACAATGCCTTATTCTTCACGATTTACGGTTTTCCTGCTCGGTTTCGTAGTTCTTTTTTCATTAACGGTTGCATCCAGCCCGGTATCGGCGGCGTCGGCGGCCAAGATCGATAAAAGGGTGAACGAGGCCCTTCGCACCTTCCACGAAGAGGTCAGCTCCGGCGATGAACTAATGGCCCAGGCAAAGGGGGTCCTGATATTCCCTAAAGTGTACAAGGCGGGTATCGGGATCGGAGGGGAATATGGTGAAGGCGTCCTGAGGATCAAGGGGAAGACCGTCGGCTATTACTCAACAGCCGCCGCCTCCATCGGGTTTCAACTGGGGGCCCAGTCCAAGATCGTTATTATCATGTTCATGTCGAATGATGCTTTGAACGGATTTCGCCGAAGCAACGGATGGGAAGTTGGTATTGACGGGTCGGTTGCGCTTGTGGACGTCGGTGCCGGTGGATCAATTGACACCACAAATATCAAGAAACCAGTCATTGGATTCATCATCGGCCAAAAGGGACTTATGTATAATTTGACCTTGGAGGGGTCGAAGATCACGAAACTTGACAAGAAATAAAAGACCACGAACCCAAATTCGGTTACGCGAGACGGGGAGGCTCCCCATCTCGTATTTTGCTTGTTTTTCCCATGGGTTTGCTGTAAAAATGGTTTGCCCGGGGGAGGTGGAACCCGGATGAGTCTGTTTGTTCTTTTCAGTGAGAAGGGGGTCACAGAATGGCAGAAGGTACGGTGAAATGGTTCGATGAGAAGAAGGGATTCGGATTTATCGCTCAGGAGGAAGGACCGGATGTTTTCGTCCACTATTCGGCGATCGGAGGGGAAGGCTTCAAGACCCTCCAGGAGGGCCAGCGTGTGACCTTTGAAATTACGGAGGGAACCAAGGGTCCCCAGGCGACCAACGTTCTTCCCGCCGAATAGAAAAGATATCATACCACCAAAAAGGCCCCTGTATTGGGGCCTTTTTTTTAGTTCATCCGGCTGGCTAATGCGTACCTTAACCCGGTGTCCAACGTTCAATGTTGATAGGGTCGCAAAAAGTCCATTTATGGCTTTTTGCTCTACGGAAAGCGAAAAGTGTCATTTTCACTTTCCTTACAAATCAACAACTTGTTTGGGCGCCCATCAGTGGGCGTAATGATGACTTTTTGCGAAGTCATCATTGTTCAACGGCGGGATTCAAGATCCAGAGTCCAGAGTAGAAAAGGGGACGCGGCAATCCCGGGCGACTTGTCACGGCGAAGTTCGAAAAACGAAGACGGAAGCTGAAAAAGCCGTCGCGGCGCCCTCCGGGCGCTACGGGATCGCTTCACTCGGATACGGTTCGCGATGACCAGCGAAGTCATTGCGAGGAGCATCGAGGGAGACGAGAGTGACGCGGCAATCTCATGCGGAGTTGAAAAGGTAGACGGAAGCAATCCCTAAAGTCAAAAGCTGATTTATCACAGTCACGCCGATGGCGTGACCTGGAGGTCACTTCACAGGGTTTAAAAAGAGGGTTGCACAGATTTTAAACTTCGCGAAACTTTGTTAACTTGTTTTAAATAAACCCTGTGCCACCCTGCCTGCCAGCCATAGCTTCAGCGACGGCTGGTGAAACTCTGTGCACCCTGTGTTAAGTTAGCTTTCCACAAAATCTGGTCATCCTTCAGGTACCCATTTCCGGGATGAACCAGTTTTTATTCGTTTTCAGCGTTTACCTGAAAACCCGTAGCATTTTACAAGGGTAAGAGGGAGGGAGTTCTGGTCCAGGGATGCATCCAGGACCAGAACCACACGCTTGAACCGTTGCAGCAAAAACTTCCTCTCGTGGGCGAAGTCCCTATAGCTGACGAAAAGGGCATTCTCTCCCGTGTGGGCGGAGGGATCAAACCATGAGAAGTGGCTCCTTCCGTGGACGCTTCCGGGTCCCAGGACGGTAACTTCCGGGTTGCCGGGGGTATAGAAGGCGGCGAGGGAGGAAAGAGCGTAGGACCTGGTGAAAACAAAGGTTGCCCCCTCCTTCTCCATTTCCTTCAGGTTGGCGGCTATCTCGGCGCCCTTTCCCGAGGGGGAGGCGGTGAGGAGCTTCAGATCCGAGATCTTTATCTTGTCGGGCCTGATGGGAGATTTCCAGCCCTCTGGAAAGGTAAGAGGCAAAATAGGAATAAGGAAGATCAGCAGGGAAATTGTCCAGGCGGTGGCGGCGGCTCCGATATAGTATCCGCCGGCCTTTTCCCCACGAAGAAGAAACCCGGCCACCGCAATCGCCAAAAAAGGGACCCCTATGCCGGTCCATTGAGGGTCGACTTTGGTCAGAACGCTGATGGCCAGAAAGCCTCCAAGGGGAACAAGGGCCAGGAAAGCCGGGATCTCCCAACGGGCCGTCACGGCGTTTCGTCCGGGCGGGAAACAGACGGCCAGAGCGGGGAAGGCCAGAAGGAAAACCACAGGGCTAAGGGCAAGAGCCTGTCCGGCCAGGTAATCGGCGAGGTGGGTCAACCCGAGAGCGAGGGGGGCCTGACGGGAGGAGAAGTTAAAGACAAAGGTGGCCCAGTTGTGGGATGCGTTCCAGATGAGAATGGGGACCAAACCAAGTGCTCCAATGCCCAGGGCGATGTAGGGCCCCGATTTCCTCAGGTAAAAACGGTATTTTGGTGAGAGAAGCAAGTATCCGAAACAGGCCGCGATGAGACCCACGCCCAGAAACTTGCTGAGGATGGCTGCGGCAAAGCAAACACCCAGGCCCCACCATGCGTATTTTCGATTCCTGACCACCGCCTGATAGAAGAGGTATCCTCCCATTGTTCCTGCCAGCACGAGAGGGGTATCGGTGGTGTATATCAGACCGCCGACTTCAAGAAGAGGTATCCCCATGGCAAGGATTCCCGTCAGGTTTGCGGTCTTCGTTGAACCCGAGATGAGAAGTGTCAGGCGGCGCGTTATCAGTATGACGAGTGGAATACCGATAATGGCGCCCATCCGGACAGCGAGTTGAGTATTCCCGAACAGTTTAATCAGGGGCCACATGACCCAGGCCGCCATGGGGGGATGGTCGTAATATGAGAGGGCGGGATGCCTGGCCCATTCCCAGAAATAGGCCTCATCCCCTGTAAGCGGCAGAACGACAGCGTAGACCAACCGGATTCCCGTGCTAATAACCAGGAGCGACCAGAAAAGCACTGCAAACCGACTCCCGGTTTTGTCCCCATTTTGAATCATCATTACGGTTTCCTTCAGCCAGGCACCGTTGAGTAAAAAGCCATTGAAGGACTTTTTACGACCCTACCAAGGTTGATGACTTTATAAGAGGTCATCACCGCGCCCTCTTTAGGGCGCTCAAATCGAAGATTTGTGAGGAAAGTGAAAATGACATTTTTCGCTTTCCGTTGAGTAAAAAGCCATGAATGGACTTTTTACGACCCTACCATAGTCGAGATCCAGAATGTGTAAGTAATGATCGAAAGGGCGGTGCTTGCCGTTACCGCTGCCGCCGCCAGGTCCTTGTCCCCGCCCATTTCCGCAGCCATGACGTAGGAGATGGTTGCCGATGGGCTTGCCAGGAAGATGATGGCCGCTCCCGCCGCACCCGGCTCCAGGTGAATAAGACGAAAGATGTAAAATCCAATCATGGGAAGGATTGCCAGCTTTAATGCGGCTGAGAGGGCAACAAGACGAACACGACGGGTTGAGAAAGGTTTCAGCGATCCCCCGATGATAAGCAGGGCCAGGGGAAGGGCCATTTCGGCGACTATCCTGAATGTATGCGCCAGGAACCCCGGTACCTTTATCCCTCCCGCGGAGAAGATAAGCCCAAGCAGGGTAGCCAGAATTATGGGATTGCCTAAAAATTTCCAGACCGTGTTGAGGGAAAGCCTTTCCCCCCCCCGGGCGAGCAGGGTAAAGAGCGAAATGGAGAGAAAATTCTGAAACAGCATGAGAAACCCGGCCAGGACGCTTGCGGCAGCCCTTCCTTCGGTTCCAAGAACGTAGAACACCACCGCCAGTCCAACGTAGCCCAGGTTTCCGTGAAAGGAGGTCTGGGAGAAGGTAGCCCTTCCGTTGGGAGATAGCCGCATTGCCCCCCCTGCGACCAGTGATAGGGCGAATATACCGGCCACAGCCAGAAAGGTCCCTCCGATCTGGCCCGGGTTGAAGCTTTCAGCGAAGTTTCCCCGGGAAATTTCGCTGAAAATCAGGATGGGAATGGCAATGTAGTAGACCAGGCGGTTGGCTGGTTGTATGAATGAATCCGGCAGGAATCCCAGTTTCCGGGAAAGGTATCCAAGTCCAATCACCAGGAAAACAGGGGATATGTTCTCAAGAATGGTCAGCATGGCACGGCGACTATAGCGGATGACATGTCTGCGGGCAAGAGCACTGTCAGCCTTGACAAGGGCCTGGCCGGAGCTAAATTCAGGGTATACAGAGGCATGGCGCCGACGGTTATTGACTCCTCGCCGGGATGGGGAGTCAACGGCGGCAAAGAAAGAAAGGAGGAAAATAAAATGGCGATTGCACGGATCAGAAGTCAAAGGCCTGTACTCTGGGGACCGTTTTTCGGCATGGGCGGCATTCAGAATGAGATGAACCGGCTACTCTCCGATTATTTCGGTGAGCCCGCCGAAACCGCCATAGCCGGTCTTAGTCCCGCCGTGGACCTCGTGGATACGGGGGAAAACATCCAGGTCAAGGTCGAGTTGCCCGGAATCGACAGGAAGGATGTGGAGATCTTACTGAAGGACGACACCCTTACCATAAAGGGCGAGAAGAAGGAGGAGAAGGAGGAAAAGGGAGAGAACAGGTACTACATCGAGCGGAAATTCGGTAAATTCTCCCGAACTCTGACCCTGCCTTCCAGGATAAAGGGCGACAAGGCCGCGGCGAAATTTGTTAATGGCGTCCTGCACGTCACCCTTCCCAAGGTCGATGAGGAAAAGACCCGGGAGACCAGGGTCGAAGTCAAGTAAACGGACTGTGTCCACCTGAGCGCAAGCCGGAAAGGCCGCCCCTTTGGCGGCCTTTTCCTTTCCCCTAGATGGCTCTTTGTCCCTCAATGGGCTATGATGCTTCCAATTCTAAAGAATGCCTGACGGATATGAAAGATGATGGACTCGCAAAAAGTCCATCATCGCGCCCGGGGAGGAAAGTGAAAATGACACTTTTCGCTTTTCGTGGAGTAAAAAGCCACGAATGGACTTTTTACAACCCAATCATGAAAGGAGCTTGAAAGACGTTGCTATGAAAGGGCCGGGAGGTAAGGGCGAGGAGCGATTTTCCCCGGAAACACAGATATTCGTCCGGGATGAGATCGCCGATTGTGGTGGAAATGAAGTCTTCTTCATCGGGCGGACCGATGGGGAGGGTCTCGTTGTGGACATTTTGCCCATGGCCAGGGGCGACCGCGAGGCGGTTCCGGCCATCACGGAGAATACAGGGCCCGGGG is a window of Deltaproteobacteria bacterium DNA encoding:
- a CDS encoding AEC family transporter, which encodes MLTILENISPVFLVIGLGYLSRKLGFLPDSFIQPANRLVYYIAIPILIFSEISRGNFAESFNPGQIGGTFLAVAGIFALSLVAGGAMRLSPNGRATFSQTSFHGNLGYVGLAVVFYVLGTEGRAAASVLAGFLMLFQNFLSISLFTLLARGGERLSLNTVWKFLGNPIILATLLGLIFSAGGIKVPGFLAHTFRIVAEMALPLALLIIGGSLKPFSTRRVRLVALSAALKLAILPMIGFYIFRLIHLEPGAAGAAIIFLASPSATISYVMAAEMGGDKDLAAAAVTASTALSIITYTFWISTMVGS
- a CDS encoding cold-shock protein, with the protein product MAEGTVKWFDEKKGFGFIAQEEGPDVFVHYSAIGGEGFKTLQEGQRVTFEITEGTKGPQATNVLPAE
- a CDS encoding glycosyltransferase family 39 protein codes for the protein MMIQNGDKTGSRFAVLFWSLLVISTGIRLVYAVVLPLTGDEAYFWEWARHPALSYYDHPPMAAWVMWPLIKLFGNTQLAVRMGAIIGIPLVILITRRLTLLISGSTKTANLTGILAMGIPLLEVGGLIYTTDTPLVLAGTMGGYLFYQAVVRNRKYAWWGLGVCFAAAILSKFLGVGLIAACFGYLLLSPKYRFYLRKSGPYIALGIGALGLVPILIWNASHNWATFVFNFSSRQAPLALGLTHLADYLAGQALALSPVVFLLAFPALAVCFPPGRNAVTARWEIPAFLALVPLGGFLAISVLTKVDPQWTGIGVPFLAIAVAGFLLRGEKAGGYYIGAAATAWTISLLIFLIPILPLTFPEGWKSPIRPDKIKISDLKLLTASPSGKGAEIAANLKEMEKEGATFVFTRSYALSSLAAFYTPGNPEVTVLGPGSVHGRSHFSWFDPSAHTGENALFVSYRDFAHERKFLLQRFKRVVLVLDASLDQNSLPLTLVKCYGFSGKR
- a CDS encoding Hsp20/alpha crystallin family protein, which gives rise to MGGIQNEMNRLLSDYFGEPAETAIAGLSPAVDLVDTGENIQVKVELPGIDRKDVEILLKDDTLTIKGEKKEEKEEKGENRYYIERKFGKFSRTLTLPSRIKGDKAAAKFVNGVLHVTLPKVDEEKTRETRVEVK